In bacterium, the genomic window CGCGCCGGTGACTCCGTCCGTAATCAGCCCGCTTAATTACGCGCGTCTGCCCACGCTGACGCCCACGCTTCGGTTCACGACGACTGATCCTCAGGGTGACCGCGTTATCTACCGGATCTTTTGGGATACTGATACCACATTCAGTACTCCCGACAGCTCAACAACGGCATCATTCGCGAGCGGAGCGACCGCGCAATTCGTGTTTCCGGCGCTCGCGTCGGGTGATACATACTGGTGGAGAGTTAAAGCCGCTGATACAACCGGATCCGGGTTCTGGTCCGGCATGACCAGCCGGCGTTCATTCACGGTCGATCCCGCAGGATTACCGGCCAATACCTGTTCCTGGTACCAGACGCAGGGCGACCAGTTCGTAAATTGCACGTTCAGCGCGACTAGGGTCCAGGGTGACAGCGTTACGCTGGTGCCGCTGGGTTATGTTCAGGATACGCTCATGTTCCAGAACTTCGAAGCCGGGAGCATGCCGGCGGGTTGGACCGTGGTCAACGGCAACGGCGACGCGTACCTGTGGACCGTGGGCACGACCGGCGATATCGGAGGCTATGCACCGCCCACATATGGCGTTTATTACGCGTACTACTCTGACGATGACGCGGGCAGCGGGGTCACCAATAACAACGAGGAATTGATCTCGCCCAAGATCTATGTGCCTGCGTCGGCGGCGAATCTCTCGGTGATCTATGGCTGGGGTTTCCAGATCTACGAGACGGGCGAGAAATACCGGGTGAAGTTCCGGAAAAAGGTCGGCGCCGCGGCATGGACTGCCTGGACCGATCTGATCGTGTACACGGCAAGCGGCAACGGCACGCAGACGATCAGCTTGAGCGCGCAGCTGCCCTGCGATTCGATCCAGTTCGACTGGTTCTACTCCGACAGCACGGCAGCTTCGCACTGGGGTTATGCAAATGCGGCAGACAATGTGCTCGTGTCTTATGATTGGACCTTTCAGAACAATGCCGGTACGCTTACCGGGCCGGGGGTTGTTTACCACACGCTGGCAACAACTTACGCGCGGTCGGCGTGGGGTGACGTTGTTTGGCGCAAAGCAGCGGCAACTGATTCCATCGGCATGCAGGTTGAATATTATAACGGCGCGATCTGGCAACTGGTACCCAATGCACTGATCCCGGGCAATTCCTCCGGGATCTTCAAGCAAACGGCCGCGGACACGGTACGCCTGAACTTAGTGACCGATACGGTTACTTATAATACCCTGCGCTTGAAAGGACTGTTCTACCGGATCACAAAAGCACCGGGCGATCCGGCATTGCTCGATTGGGAAGTGGGCAACCTCAGCCGTTATGTCGGTGTGGCGGAGCGGAAGTCAGGCGGCACTATGGTGTTCGGTCTGTCGTTGATGCCGAATCCGTCCTCGAAACGGATCACTATACACTATGCACTAAGCACTAAGGATCCGGCTGCGCAGTTACGGATCTTTGACGCGGCGGGCCGATTGGTTAAGTTATTCAACCACTTAACCATTCAACCAGTTAATCAAATCGTCTGGGATGGTTCAGACGACGTGGGCCGTTCGGTTCCCGCCGGTGTTTATTTTATCCGGTTGGAATCTGACGGGCAGGAGAAAATAGAGAAGGCTGTTTTACTGCGTTAACAGCCTGAAGTTAGGAGGCTATGAGGCTATGAGGAGCAGATGAACTGGAAAATAAAAAGCTTTAATTCGTATCTTCATAGCTTCATAATCTCATAGCTTCGGATTTTTCAGGGAAAGAGGATGTGAAGAGCGGAAATTACAGAGTAAAAAGTCATATCTTCCTAACCTCTTATCCTCATAACTTCGAATTCTTTAAAACAAGGAGGTCATTTATGAAGAAGCTATTATTGTTGTTGTTAGGTGTTTTATGGGTGGTGCCGGGGTTCGCGTTGGTGAGTCCGGATCTGCAGGGGGTGATGACGCGGGCCCGGACGTCGGATCTTATCTCCGTTAACATCGTGTTCAAGGATCAGATGGATCCTGGGCAGTTGACGGCGATGGTCAAGTCCTTGCCCAAGCCGGAGCGCCGGGCGATGGTGGCGAAGATCTTAACTGATTTTTCGACCGAGCGTCAGGTAGAAGTGATGGCATATTTGAAAACCATGGAAAAGCAGGGCAAAGCAACCGAGATCAAATCGTTTTGGATCCATAATGGCATTCACTGCCGGGCGACGGTGGAAGCGATCAATGCTATCGAACAGCGGGCTGAGGTTTATTATGTGGATTATGATCTGAAGCTGATCAAGTTGGAGCGGGGTAATAATACGCCGGTTCCGCCCAACCGGGAGATCGCGTGGGGTGTGCGGAAGATCAACGCGCCGGCAGTATGGGCGTTGGGTTACACGGGTCAGGGTGTGGTGGTGGGTATCGTGGATACGGGTGTGAACCATAATCACTTAGATCTTCACGATCATATCTGGACCGATGCCAATTATCCGAACCATGGTTGGGATTTTGAGTTCAACGACAATGATCCGATGGACGAATCGGGGCACGGTTCGCACTGTGCGGGCTCAGTGTCTTCGGATGGGACCGCGGGGTCGCAGTGCGGGGTGGCGCCGGATGCGCAGATGTTGTGCTGCAAAGTGCGGACAACGGCCGATT contains:
- a CDS encoding S8 family serine peptidase, whose protein sequence is MKKLLLLLLGVLWVVPGFALVSPDLQGVMTRARTSDLIPIDIVLKEQMDSQKLIDAVKGLPKSERRMMVAQILTDFSREHQKELVAYLKDMEKVGRVTDITPLWINNGIYCRASRDIIAVLDKRNDIFYVDYDLKPIQLENPSRIVAPPDKTGKTREIAWGVSKINADQVWVLGYTGQGIVVGHIDTGINYNHVDLADHLWTDANYPHHGWNFESATDDPIDIAGHGTHTAGSVASDGTAGSQCGVAPDAQVMGLRVRTTADSVAEWQVYAAMQFVVAPPLSPAHGGDLITMSLGWRYAWAPHRSVWRTTCNNVGAANVVMIVAAGNERGVDLPPNALRCPGDVPSPWRHPANGATGAQSDVVSIGATDINDAYASFSAPGPVHWDGIAPFNDYVYPPGLTKPDVSAPGVNVKSCDYQNNSGYLDGWNGTSMATPHCAGAVALMLQKNPYLTIREIDSILQVTAVDLGPAGKDMDFGAGRINALAAVNATPSPGAPVTPSVISPLNYARLPTLTPTLRFTTTDPQGDRVIYRIFWDTDTTFSTPDSSTTASFASGATAQFVFPALASGDTYWWRVKAADTTGSGFWSGMTSRRSFTVDPAGLPANTCSWYQTQGDQFVNCTFSATRVQGDSVTLVPLGYVQDTLMFQNFEAGSMPAGWTVVNGNGDAYLWTVGTTGDIGGYAPPTYGVYYAYYSDDDAGSGVTNNNEELISPKIYVPASAANLSVIYGWGFQIYETGEKYRVKFRKKVGAAAWTAWTDLIVYTASGNGTQTISLSAQLPCDSIQFDWFYSDSTAASHWGYANAADNVLVSYDWTFQNNAGTLTGPGVVYHTLATTYARSAWGDVVWRKAAATDSIGMQVEYYNGAIWQLVPNALIPGNSSGIFKQTAADTVRLNLVTDTVTYNTLRLKGLFYRITKAPGDPALLDWEVGNLSRYVGVAERKSGGTMVFGLSLMPNPSSKRITIHYALSTKDPAAQLRIFDAAGRLVKLFNHLTIQPVNQIVWDGSDDVGRSVPAGVYFIRLESDGQEKIEKAVLLR